Proteins encoded together in one Triticum dicoccoides isolate Atlit2015 ecotype Zavitan chromosome 7B, WEW_v2.0, whole genome shotgun sequence window:
- the LOC119337950 gene encoding zealexin A1 synthase-like, with translation MQTQHIQMEDTSPHYYSVYLGWALVLASLALVVTRRRTANNGLRLPPGPWQLPVIGSLHHLVRQLPHRAMRDLARRHGPVMLLRLGSVPTLVLSSPDAAREVLKTQDLAFATRRLTATMGVLTCGGRDMIFAPYGDYWRQLRKIAVTEVLTAGRVRSFGAIREEEVATMLRAIQSAGPVVELRALLSALVTDGTFRAVMGNRCDSKQRDMFLHELDRIVRLATGLNTADLWPSSWLAGRLSVALRRAEEIRGTVFGIIKGIIYEHLERREEGQGGEEDVLDVLLKIHKDGVIDMDAVEGVIFDIFSAGSETSATTLEWAMAELVKNPAAMVKATEEVRRAFEGDGTVDEGRLGELPYMRLVIRETFRLHPPLALMLPRECQEPCKVLGFDVLRGTQVIINTWALGRDEQCWGPDAAEFRPERFEAGAGVDVDFRGTNFELLPFGAGRRMCPGMAFGLATVELPLASMLLHFDWEVPDISNPAEFDMTEEFGVTTRRKANLLLRPSLRVPLPASPLLQCNF, from the exons ATGCAAACACAGCACATACAAATGGAGGACACCAGCCCCCACTACTACTCTGTCTACCTCGGCTGGGCTCTCGTCCTCGCGTCGCTGGCGCTTGTAGTTACACGCAGGAGGACGGCAAACAACGGCCTGCGGCTACCGCCGGGGCCGTGGCAACTGCCGGTCATCGGGAGCCTGCACCACCTTGTCAGGCAGCTCCCGCACCGCGCCATGCGTGACCTGGCGCGGCGCCACGGGCCGGTCATGCTGCTCCGGCTCGGCTCAGTGCCCACACTGGTGCTGTCGTCGCCAGACGCGGCGCGCGAGGTACTCAAGACCCAGGACCTGGCGTTCGCGACGCGGCGGCTCACGGCTACCATGGGCGTCCTGACCTGCGGTGGCCGGGACATGATCTTTGCGCCCTACGGCGACTACTGGCGCCAGCTCCGTAAGatcgccgtcacggaggtgcttacGGCGGGACGCGTACGCTCCTTCGGGGCCATCCGCGAGGAGGAGGTTGCCACCATGCTGCGCGCCATCCAGTCTGCCGGCCCCGTGGTGGAGTTGCGCGCGCTGCTGTCCGCGCTCGTCACCGACGGCACGTTCCGAGCCGTCATGGGCAACCGGTGCGACTCCAAGCAGCGGGACATGTTCCTGCATGAGCTTGACAGAATAGTCCGCCTTGCCACTGGTCTTAACACTGCAGACCTCTGGCCGTCCTCGTGGCTCGCTGGACGGCTCAGCGTCGCCCTCCGCCGTGCCGAGGAGATCCGTGGCACTGTGTTCGGGATCATCAAAGGCATCATCTACGAGCATctagagaggagggaggagggtcaGGGCGGCGAGGAGGACGTGCTGGACGTGCTCCTCAAAATACACAAAGACGGTGTCATCGACATGGATGCCGTCGAAGGCGTCATCTTT GACATCTTCAGCGCCGGTAGCGAGACATCGGCGACGACTCTGGAGTGGGCGATGGCGGAGCTGGTGAAGAACCCAGCAGCGATGGTGAAAGCGACGGAGGAAGTACGGCGAGCCTTCGAGGGTGATGGCACGGTCGATGAGGGCAGGCTCGGCGAGCTCCCGTACATGCGCCTTGTCATCCGGGAGACGTTCCGCCTGCACCCACCGCTGGCGCTGATGCTCCCGCGTGAGTGCCAGGAACCGTGCAAAGTTCTAGGGTTCGACGTGCTGAGGGGCACGCAGGTCATCATCAACACCTGGGCCTTAGGCCGTGATGAACAATGTTGGGGTCCTGACGCGGCCGAGTTCCGGCCGGAGCGCTTTGAGGCTGGCGCTGGGGTTGACGTGGACTTTAGGGGGACAAATTTCGAGCTGCTGCCGTTCGGTGCTGGGCGAAGAATGTGCCCCGGGATGGCGTTCGGCCTGGCCACCGTGGAGCTCCCTCTCGCTAGCATGCTGCTTCACTTTGACTGGGAGGTGCCTGACATCTCAAACCCGGCCGAGTTCGACATGACGGAGGAATTCGGCGTCACTACGCGCCGGAAGGCCAACCTCCTCCTGCGACCTTCCCTCCGTGTGCCACTTCCAGCCTCTCCACTACTCCAATGCAATTTCTAG